The DNA segment gacagCAACAGGACCTGCAGCCGAGCCCTTCTCGCCatagacatatatacagtagatagacgctgcattcactgtgttgcccagtcgacacaatACATCagcgcgtccgccatattgcgagtggcaaaagtgccatttaaactaatacaggtaaacatggaagccaggttttctgatgaaaaaacaataacgtttaaaacagtatcgtttacatacaacagattttgtctaatcatttaaatgcaattatttatatccatgtatacactaataatggcaattattaaataataataataattattatttattattattatattattattaaataattcctcccatataagtaacatttctcagactgccttcttccatttccaaaacatttctagacttcgtcctgttcttacgcaacacagtactgaagtattggttaatgccctagacacctcacgtatagattactgtaatgctattctatctggcatcccacaaaaacttatccatcgcttacaacttatgcaaaattctgctgccaggataataacctgctgttctaaatccactgaacatattacacctattctctctcaacttaactggctccctgttcactacagaatacaatacaaaatactgctcttaacatttaaagctctccacaacctcactgatcacctccagacttacactccctctcgctccctcagatcctcatctgcagctctactttctgtaccgcacatcagactCAGTGCTCTGGGAGTTCGAGCATCCTCTCATAGtgcacctcaactctggaattctcttccctctcatatacattaactcgattcaataacacattttgaaattACCCTCAAAACTTTTcatttcaaactggcataccaattgtgaattttgcactattactgccagttatctttgtttgtttgctaattattgctttttgatttatcattctcttgttttaattttactgtttaattttattgtaaggtgtccttgagtgctaagaaaggcgcctattaaataaaatgtattattattattattaattattgagacgAAAACTTGACtaatgtctgaaagtcaaaatagtaagactgcaactggcagtctggtctttcttttaacagtgataTGATAcgctcaatgacaaaaataaacaattttattgtatactaattggcttaataatttctgaaaacatttcactcattcctctctcaatttctctctctctttctcacacacacacgtgcacacacacacaatgtggttacttaaatatatacaggatggGATCTAAAATCCacgaaacagaactgtcttacatagctttttctgtgtgttgccactctgtaatttgagaattcagtctggcaatatggtgcagccttagtttgtgaaagacagacacaactaaagacatgagcataaaatgatagatgtcaatttcaaactgtgtttcctcaatgtgctccttgagaaaaaacacagcatctgaaccaatctcagcccgaacaaactgattgatcaaagatacactgacagcttgccctaatgtcgactgtcagataacacgctcagctactttgaccaccttgactgtaccctcagaaggaatcatcacacctcctttgttttttttaatgtgagcaagtgttagctttgatcatatgatgccggtacagcatctgttaccaaactagcacggcgcacatcacaggacagctttgtcaaaatcctgtctaagggctacctcccactgtttcctgaggtggatttctttgggaaactttcaaagtttgagaaatgttaacagctaacaacaatctacatagttagtgactaaatacgtttagccaaaacgttgtttggaggctcacttgagcacataaatgcatagctttgctagcttagcctggcgtagctaaagttaagattataaaacgggattttctaatgggcaaatataaccaaaacaattgttcagctttacctatgaaatgtaatccctgtgatctggtctggagcgtacagcggtttgtacaatcccaagcagcacatgtgtgaggcatctttatccattacctGTACtgtacttcactccacagcagtgccactcgcaatatggcggcgacgttgacgtacgatgctgctggtcatgaggcgtctagtaattctatgtctatgcttCTCGCGGTATGGGCAAATGAATAGATAGAGGAGTTACGCGTATCGTGAGCACCTCCGCACAGCAGATGGCAGTAACGTAATTTCGGCGATATTCTCAGCCAACTACCGGATATACACCAACGTGAGAATTCGCTTTGTCATTGTACGCAGTCGCCATTGTCGTGGTTGTATCATACGCGATCTTTTTTTCTTCCGTTTCATAGAAACAGTAAAGGCTTTCAGGGAAACCTAGTAAACGTTTGGCGACAATGACACTGAAGTAATTTTGTAAGAAAGCGTTGTAATAAACTGAAGTTAAAAGGGCTGTTTTATGCTTTAGGCCTTGAATGTGCTGCAAGACGGACTTGCGCCTGTTTGGATTTGTTTAAATGGACCGTTCATTTAAGGACTCAGAAGATTCCCAGCATCACCCGCAGTGAGTAATATGACTGAGGGCATGCGATAGCAGATCTGCCCCATCATGAGACGCAGCGGGCGGGTTGTGAAAAACCGTTCTATGCAGAACAACGCGGGCGAGCCTACCGATGGTTACGCCGAAGGATTGGGGTTCAAAACTGATTCTCGCGTAACTCGACGAAAAAGGAGATGTGGCGAGGGACCCCAAGGTCTACAGGCGAAGCAGAAGTGCGAGGAGCCTCGGACAGATCATCGAGTGGATTTCCTCACCGGTGACTCGATGGAAAATTTAGACACACAGTCACGGGCAGTGTCTGATATTGTTACAGAAGATGATTTGTCAAATGTGGAATTGCCAGACCTGTTCGGTCTTGGAGATTTAAACTGGACACAGTTACAAGTACTGGAATCCATGGAAGAGTTTTATTCCGAGGATAAAGCGTCTCTTCGAGACTTCGGCTTGGACACCTTACAGTACACAGAAGATCCTGTTGGTGCCGCTGTCGACAGCTCCCAGTCTCAAGCTTTTAAGCAGCAGAGAGAGGATTCGCCAACGAAAGAAGAGCCTTCTGGGAAAACTAATCGCAATGCCATTGCGGCTAGAATTAACCGTTTAAAGAAGAAAGAGTACGTGCAGGGTTTGGAGAGCAGAGTTGCCCGTTTGTCGACGGAGAACCAGGAGCTGCGTGAGGAGAACACGCACCTGAACAAACGCGTGGAAAGTTTGGAGGATGAGACGCGGTATCTGCGCGCCGTGCTTTCCAACGACAGTGTGCTGGCGCAGCTTCTTGGGAGGCTCACGGGAGTGAACGGCGTCAAGTTGTCCACATCGCTGTTTCGGGAGTGCGTCGAAAGTGACCACGATTATACACGACCGATGAGGAGCGAGATGCCGGAGGGCGACCTAGGAGGAGTCTGTCTACACGTGGACAAGAACCACGTGTCGGTGGAGTTCTGCTCCAAATGTGCCCATAGTGCGGGCTCTTCATTCAAAATGTAGGGTCAAGtactatttacttttttttcatttgtgcaaaactataaaactgaacatttgttaaaaagaaaaaaaataataataatttggaaGCAAAAGGAGGACAGATCCCCAATAACGTGCTACTATGATCTGACCTTCTGAACATTTTCTGTAATGCTTAAATCAGTTTTGAGCATGCTTTGTTTTGAAAAATCGTTTATTGCAAGTTACTGCTAAACCTTTTGACAGTTTTTTTCTAGGTGATTGTTCTGCCATACTGGGCTGGTGGGAGTTACAGAACACCAATGCAAAAATGCCACAATCTCCATGGTAAGGATCAATTAATGGAAGATAATGCTCACAAAGGTGCTGCTTGTTCTACACAGTAACATGTTCAATACTGATTTGTTAGAAGCATCCTTTGTGGGTGTGTCAGTGATAACTCTCTGGACATGCAGCAAACCCTGACACTGCTAGGCAGACATTTTTAGGCAGTTATATtgactgttaaaaaataacttgaaaatttattttttgaggatgtaatgttttttgttaagtttgaagGCAGCCTAATTGCATTCTGAGTCATTTTGATTTTAAAGCTTGCCTCGACtttatataatgtactgtacattaaataattttgcagttCAAGAGTAGTTTTGGTTTATTACAGGACCAGTCATAGACTAATTGAATTTAAATGGttatgtaagtaatgataaaaaATTGAGGTGAGGTTTCACAAAGAGATATTTATTAGTACAAAATCCTAGTTAGTTGTTTGCTTTTTGCAGGAAAAGCAGATATCCTTCTGAACTAGAAATTGTTTCAAATTGATCGCCTTACTGATAATGAGTGATTCATATTAAAAACTAAAGTATGTATTTTCTCTCATTGTGAAACATCCCTCTTGTGTTAAAGTCCATTTTCATGTAGCatccttgtttttctttatgctgAAGTGGAAAGCGATGTGGTGGAGCTGAAGAAACGGGACCAGCTGCTGGCATCTTGTCCTGGTTTTTATTAAAAGGTAGTATAAGGGAatgtaagtgtttaaaattttcagtttttgccGGCACTAGACATAAACAAAATGATAGTTTCAGGGAAATGAGAGCGAAGGAGGTAAAAGGCAAAGTCAGGTTTGACTAGCATATCAAAACAAGATATTTTATATACATGCACAAACAATGGCTTAAAAATGAAATGcgctttttaaactttatttttgaaccaaagaaatatataaaattctcTTGCACCCATCAATTAAAGCAGCACCACATAAGTTAAATATTCTTTATGGTGCTCAATATAGAACTATTTCTGTTAGCACTTAAAATATTTCACGTAGCcagatttattttctcattatgtCACATTTGTTTagattcaataaaatatttgttttatggtAAAGGGCAGAGTTTGCATATTGTTTAGTTCAAAGTGATTCTTTTTACTTTGAAAGATAATTTTGTTCAACTTCTTCTTGCTTTGATTTAAGAGAATCCAATGTCTTGTGTATGTTGTCAAATAAAAAATTTGGTAATTGTTATCGTGTCAGTCATTGAGCTGCTGTTATTAAGAACATTTTCTTCGACTTGGCAGTATTTAGTATGTGATTTTAATTTACCTGTTTTATGGgagttttattaataatttgttttttttttttcttccatgcaGCTAATATTTTATCTCTTCAAACACATCCTTTAAACAAAAGGTACTCAACCTAAGGTCACTTGGGGGAAAACGTAAATCTATGGCATTTGTCTAAGACCAGCGTGACTTCTTTGCATCGAATATGCTtagttacaaaaacaaaaaaaacttcactaATGAGTAAAAACAAACATGTGTCTacttaggccggagttatacttcacgcggcgcatgctgcagcggacgcttctgctacgcaagcattgaagtgtttatacttgcgcgcgtactttacgtaaatctggaggaatccgccaggtggcagtgcgagatattatcacgctgagaacatgtttggcttctctgtgttgtgaattgcctagaacacccattaaatttcgatgacaccttaccgcaatatctctgaaaaggatgtttattgattaaatccagggatgtgtccattccagcaagcattgggcacgagtgagaaacaatccctggatgatgcctcggctcatcgcaaggtgaatacaagcacacatacattagtgtcattttagcggcaccaaatccccaaatctgtatatctttggaaggaaactggagcacaccgaggaaacccagcaggaaaacgtgtaaactccaggcagggaatatcagtgacgtgactccctgcaagacagcagcgctaacgctccaccactgtgtcaccctatGTGTGTAATTactaacagtattcattatttaaatgaaagtaccgatttatctgtaaaatgtaatatactttaatgcttttcatcatgaaaatgatatcaagtataaatctaaggattctaaatgtgcagagagttggaatatcatacatttaatgtgctcagtgtggcgatctattgctggcgatttgctgctgtcaggagcagtgGTAGCCCTAGAAAAAATAAagggcacagaagatggtatgtgagaattttaaaatgtatcgtgtcattacaatcgggaatatgcaacgcttgaatataaaagcaccataaaTACAtctgtcggcattttgcttcaccacatcgtaTCAAATATTGaagcgcacaccgatctcgtaggatccgcaaagcggctttctgtcacatgtagatagtaaacagagactctgatgtcacattccaacttttagcacactgtgccccgcgactttttgctggtactgcaacttgcgcacacgtcgcgttaatttctgaggacctgctcagaggacacatcaaatgaatgctcagaacgcgtggcggctatgatgcgggcgcgtacgcattgtgagcgtgaagtataaatgagcctttAGACATCCATTAATATGTTGTCCAGCACACAGTAcccattataaataatttaaaggcAATTTTGAATTGTACTGCATTTCCCAATGTGCATAGGTATTAACTTTTAATATGTTCTTGTTTACTTTCAACTAAAAGTAACGTATACTGAACAGTTATAATCATGTTGTTTTATCAAAATGAAAAGTACAGTAAAATGCCAGTATGCATACATGAGGTAAAAAATGGCGATTTTGATTTGAGTGAAGAGAGTTTTTTAGGTCTGAAAGCCACTCAgtagtttttaactttttttttttttttagcagtttgcagaatttgtgttttgttgtttagAGTGAAACTTAAGTTTAGTTACTTTTTCCCCTTAGAGTAGGCAATTCTGTAAAATAATGCAATAGCATATGTTGCACCATCAGATCAGCCCAGCATGTGCTTAAGAACTTGTATTAGTGATTTCATATCTGCAGATGCAAAGAAGCTTTTTAGTTTAAAAGGTgcacaatctaaaaaaaaaatagaccgagggacagagctgggaaagatgtgcagcaggttagggtgataaaagataaagatggaaacatactcgcaagcgaggagagtgtgttgagcagatggaaagagttttttgagatgctgatgaataaagagaactagagagagaagaggttggatgatgtggagatagtgaatcagaaagtgtaatggattagcaaggaggaagtaaggaaagctatgaagaggatgaaaaatggaagggccgttggtcctgatgacatacctgtggaagcatggaggtgtttaggggagatgtcagtggagtttttaaccagattgcttattggaatcttggaaagtgagtggATTCCCGAGGAGTGgataagaagtgtactggtgctgatatttaagaataagggggatgtgcaggactgtaataactacagggggataaaattgatgagctacagcatgaacttatgggaaagagtaatgaaAGCTAGGTTAAGTTTTAAGCTTGATTAgttagcagcagtatggtttcatgccaagaaagagcaccacagatgcattgcttgctctgaggatgttgatggagaagtatagagaaggccagaaggagttgcattgcgtctttgtggacctggagaaagcatatgacaggatgccttgagaggagctgtggtattgtatgaagaagtcggaagtggcagagaagtatgtaagagttgtacaggatatgtacaaggaatgtgtgacagtagtgaggtctgtggtaggagtgacggatgcattcaaggtggaggtgggattacatcagggatcggctctgagccgtttatttgcaatggtgatggacaggttgacagacgagattagacaggagtccccgtggactatgatgtttgctgatgatattctgatctgtagcgatagtagggagcaggttgaggaggagactctggagaggtggagataggctctggagagaagaggaatgaaggtcagtcggaacaagacagaatacattggtgtaaaagagagggaggtcaatggaatggtgaggatgcagggagtagagttggcgaaggtggaggagtttaaatacttgggatcaacagtacagagtaatggattgtagaagaaaggtgaaaaagagtgcagacagggtggaatgggtggagaagagtggcaggagtaatttgtgacagatgggtatcagcaagagtaaaagagaaggtctacaggatggtagtgagaccaactatgttatatggtttggagacgttggcactgaccagaaagcaggagacagctggaggtagcagagttaaagatgctaagatttgcactgggtgtaacaaggaaggacaggattagaaatgagtacattagagggtcagttcaagttggacggttgggagtcagagaggcaagattgcattggtttggacaagtgcagaggagagatactgagtatattgggagaatgatgctaaggatagagctgccagggaagaggaaaagaggaaggccttagagaagtttatggatgtgatgagagaggacatgcaggtgatgggtttaacagaacaagatgcagaggacagaaagatatggaagaagatgatccgctgtgggcaacccctaacggtagcagccaaaagaagaagaaggcaatCAAAAGAGCATGGCCCAAATAATGCTGAGTAGCCAGTTTATTAGTTACACCTATGCAGTAGCAGGTAGGACTCCACAACAGCATGGATCCTTTGAGCCAAGAATTCACCAAGTAGCAGGAATCATTTTTCGTGGATTTTGAACCAGGCTGAATCAAGGGCATCTGACAGTTCCTGTAGATTTTTCTATCTGCTTTGTGACATTATACTATATTTGAAGTATCCATTGAAAAAGGGCAGAATATGAGCATACAGGGATGCATGTGGTCAGCAGCAATGCTTGGATAGTCTGTTGCATTCAAATGATTCTCGTGTGCTACCAAGACACTTAAAGTGTGCCTCGAAAACATTGTATACCATCACCAGCCTTGCACAAGGCCGAGAGGGTCCACAGATTCATACTCTTTTATTCTAGATTCTGGCCCTGTTATCTGCATATTCTAGCAGAAGCTGAAAATAATCAGACCAGGTGacattttttccagtcttcagtctTGATGGTCACATGGCAATAGACCACCTGCTTCAAGACCTGGGATGTGCTTAGTCATGCCTTTTTGCACACTACTGTTTTAGAAGTGCTGTTACTTGATTATTTGTAGCCTTTTTCTGAGCTATAACATACTAAGCCTATCTTTTCTGACACCTGTTGTTAACTAGGTGTTTTCCCCCCACAGAACCATtgcattttggatatttttttgtttaccaCACAATGCTGTGTTACTTGTAGAGAGTATAGTATATGGAAGTCCCAGGAGAACAGTTGTTTCTGAGGTACTGGAATTGGCTAATTTTGCTCCAGTGATCACATCTGGATCGTTAAGGGTGTACTTGCACTAGGCACTTTTGTTCTGTACCTTGCCCAAGCACAATTGCCCCGTAATTGCCTtcatgtaaagccaaaacaaggtCCGAGCATGGAGTGACAGCATtcaagtcaaaatgattttacttattttgggaGTTGTGTAGCGCAAGATATCGCACTACCCTCTTAAATATTTATTGGTTGTGCAGCAcagtgttttgctgttaattgtcCTGCATGTTTACGAGAATATTTTTCcggagacaaatgatgttaagggaggaatttgcagcatCAAATGATGTTGAAAGTAATGGAAATTGCACAACCCTACTTGTTACATGATTGATATATTTGTTTCCTGTGCACAGGCACGTTTAGCGATCATACTGTCCCCGATCCTTCTGAGCTGTGCCCAGGCACACCTCTTCCAAGTAGGCCATGGCACGGTACGATTAGCCCGGCATGGGGCGGTCACATCTAACGAATTAGACTTGGTGGGGTTGCATGTGGACAAACATGTTTGGGCAAGGAacaaattgccagtgtgagtacacccttacaTCACACACATAACTCATTTGGGTGAATTGAACTCCTCTGCATCATGTCTCCATGCTGTATTTATTGAGTTTCAGCAGCATGGTTGGAGGAATAAGCTGTTTGTGTGATAatcaagtgtacctaataaacttCACAATGAGTGTATACATAACAATGTAGTTATTTCCTTATATACATTGGGgaattttaaacagtttaaaatgtTGCACAATTGTATTAAAGGTAGTTAAGTTTTTTCATCTTCATGCATGCACTgtatttttgaaaacttttttgttTCACAAATTGTCATTTATAAAGTATGCAtgcctatttttattttctttaatgaaatatgACAATATGCATTTATCCctcagtatctttttttttttttttgcccatattGTCTTACTACCTAACATGATTCAGTTGTGTTTTGCGTGGTTTCCTGATGACAGCACCCTGATCACTGCCAAAGATGAATTGTCATTCACGTCTGAAGGTTTTATTATGTTCTTGCGCATTTTGTTCATGTACAGCTCATGCAGATCAGATATGAGGTGTTAAAAGTACAGATAATGTTTTCATTGCAACTTCATCCCATCATTTAACTGTTAAGTTTACAGTATATTAGGAAACTAACCAAAAAATTAGTGAACACAGAACTGGCTACTGTGTACATATGTTTCCTTCTA comes from the Erpetoichthys calabaricus chromosome 4, fErpCal1.3, whole genome shotgun sequence genome and includes:
- the crebzf gene encoding uncharacterized protein crebzf codes for the protein MRRSGRVVKNRSMQNNAGEPTDGYAEGLGFKTDSRVTRRKRRCGEGPQGLQAKQKCEEPRTDHRVDFLTGDSMENLDTQSRAVSDIVTEDDLSNVELPDLFGLGDLNWTQLQVLESMEEFYSEDKASLRDFGLDTLQYTEDPVGAAVDSSQSQAFKQQREDSPTKEEPSGKTNRNAIAARINRLKKKEYVQGLESRVARLSTENQELREENTHLNKRVESLEDETRYLRAVLSNDSVLAQLLGRLTGVNGVKLSTSLFRECVESDHDYTRPMRSEMPEGDLGGVCLHVDKNHVSVEFCSKCAHSAGSSFKIFFLGDCSAILGWWELQNTNAKMPQSPCGKRCGGAEETGPAAGILSWFLLKGSIRECKCLKFSVFAGTRHKQNDSFREMRAKEVKGKVRFD